In Halobaculum sp. XH14, a single genomic region encodes these proteins:
- a CDS encoding universal stress protein: MYDDVLLPFDGSDGAAEVLHHASELAHWADATIHVLYVADTTRDSVTVVEGHTVDVLARKGEDVIDEAEKTLDTLGSSYDTDVVQGNPAPTVVEYAERYEHDLIVMPTHGREGVSRYLNGSVSEKVVRLSSVPVLSVRMRPDETLEFPYENVLIPTDGSSAATHAADHLVGLAAALDATVHVLSVVDDSALGVDIRSTASGKESEGAATDAVETVVSAAESRGVSETVSHVEHGTPVEAILDCIEANDVHAVGMGTTGRRGTDRILLGSVAEETVRSAPVPVMTVAEPE, translated from the coding sequence ATGTACGACGACGTTCTCCTCCCGTTCGACGGGAGCGACGGCGCAGCAGAGGTGCTCCATCACGCAAGCGAACTCGCCCACTGGGCCGACGCGACGATCCACGTGCTCTACGTCGCCGACACGACGCGGGACAGCGTCACCGTCGTCGAGGGCCACACAGTCGACGTGCTCGCACGCAAGGGCGAGGACGTCATCGACGAGGCCGAGAAGACGCTGGACACGCTCGGAAGTTCGTACGACACCGACGTCGTCCAGGGCAACCCGGCTCCGACCGTCGTCGAGTACGCGGAGCGGTACGAGCACGACCTGATCGTGATGCCGACCCACGGCCGCGAGGGGGTCTCGCGGTACCTCAACGGGAGCGTCTCCGAGAAGGTCGTCCGCCTCTCCTCGGTCCCCGTCCTCTCGGTCCGCATGCGGCCCGACGAGACGCTGGAGTTCCCCTACGAGAACGTCCTCATCCCGACTGACGGGAGTAGCGCCGCGACCCACGCGGCCGATCATCTCGTCGGGCTTGCGGCGGCGCTCGACGCGACCGTCCACGTCCTGTCGGTCGTGGACGACTCCGCGCTCGGGGTCGACATCCGGTCGACGGCGTCCGGGAAGGAGAGCGAGGGGGCCGCGACCGACGCCGTCGAGACCGTCGTCTCGGCGGCCGAGTCACGGGGGGTTTCCGAGACCGTCAGCCACGTCGAACACGGAACGCCCGTCGAGGCGATCCTCGACTGCATCGAGGCGAACGACGTCCACGCCGTCGGGATGGGGACGACGGGACGGCGTGGCACGGATCGGATCCTGCTCGGCAGCGTCGCCGAAGAGACCGTGCGCTCGGCACCGGTGCCCGTCATGACCGTCGCGGAACCGGAGTGA
- a CDS encoding hemolysin family protein produces MGISVLTAAGAPLVQATVPFVGVELGQTGLTAVGVLLILLLIMGSGFFSSSEIALFSLPAHQVDAMVDQGKRGARVVKSLKEDPHRLLVTILVGNNLVNITMSSISTTIVGFYFDAGTAVLVSSFGITSLVLLFGESAPKSYAVENTDSWARTVAPGLKIVGKVLWPLITLFYYLTTAVNNLTGGSSSIESSYVSRDEIRNMIKTGEREGILDEEERQMLQRTLQFTDATAKEVMTPRLDMEAISSDATVEAAIEKCIQSGHARLPAYEGSLDNVIGVFDIRNLQGYDYGEFADLAVEEVVTPTLHVPESKNVDDLLEEMRENRLHMVIVIDEFGATGGLITMEDMTEEIVGEILVGGEDHPIEFVDDDTVLVRGDVKIEAVNEPLDIVLPEGEEFETIAGFIFNRAGRLVEQGEEFEYGNVTLRAEGVENSRIQKVRVTVDRDGAEPIERGSPAADRDPE; encoded by the coding sequence ATGGGAATATCCGTGCTCACGGCAGCGGGGGCTCCCCTCGTACAGGCCACCGTGCCGTTCGTCGGCGTCGAGCTGGGCCAGACCGGCCTCACCGCGGTCGGCGTCCTCCTGATACTGCTGCTCATCATGGGCTCGGGGTTCTTTTCCTCCTCCGAGATCGCGCTGTTCTCCCTGCCGGCCCACCAGGTCGACGCGATGGTCGATCAGGGCAAGCGGGGCGCCCGAGTGGTCAAATCCCTCAAGGAGGACCCCCACCGCCTGCTCGTGACGATTCTGGTCGGGAACAACCTCGTGAACATCACGATGTCCTCCATCTCGACGACGATCGTCGGCTTCTACTTCGACGCGGGCACGGCCGTCCTCGTCTCGTCGTTCGGGATCACGTCGCTGGTGCTGCTGTTCGGCGAGAGCGCGCCAAAGTCCTACGCCGTCGAGAACACCGACTCGTGGGCGCGGACCGTCGCTCCCGGGCTGAAGATCGTCGGGAAGGTGCTGTGGCCGCTCATCACCCTGTTCTACTATCTGACGACCGCGGTCAACAACCTCACCGGCGGCAGTTCGTCCATCGAGTCCTCGTACGTCAGCCGCGACGAGATCCGGAACATGATCAAGACGGGCGAGCGCGAGGGCATCCTCGACGAGGAGGAGCGCCAGATGCTCCAGCGCACCCTGCAGTTCACCGACGCCACCGCCAAGGAGGTGATGACCCCCCGCCTCGACATGGAGGCCATCTCCAGCGACGCGACCGTCGAGGCGGCCATCGAGAAGTGTATCCAGTCGGGCCACGCCCGCCTGCCGGCCTACGAGGGCTCGCTGGACAACGTGATCGGCGTCTTCGACATCCGGAACCTCCAGGGGTACGACTACGGCGAGTTCGCCGACCTCGCGGTCGAGGAGGTGGTCACCCCGACGCTGCACGTCCCCGAGTCCAAGAACGTCGACGACCTGCTCGAGGAGATGCGCGAGAACCGGCTGCACATGGTCATCGTCATCGACGAGTTCGGCGCCACCGGGGGGCTCATCACGATGGAGGACATGACCGAGGAGATCGTCGGCGAGATCCTGGTGGGCGGCGAGGACCACCCGATCGAGTTCGTCGACGACGACACCGTGCTCGTCCGGGGGGACGTCAAGATCGAAGCGGTCAACGAACCCCTCGACATCGTCCTCCCGGAGGGCGAGGAGTTCGAGACCATCGCGGGCTTCATCTTCAACCGCGCGGGCCGCCTCGTCGAGCAGGGCGAGGAGTTCGAGTACGGAAACGTGACGCTGCGGGCCGAAGGGGTGGAGAACTCCCGCATCCAGAAGGTCCGGGTGACCGTCGACCGCGACGGCGCCGAGCCGATCGAACGGGGCTCGCCCGCCGCTGACCGCGACCCCGAGTGA